One genomic region from Selenihalanaerobacter shriftii encodes:
- a CDS encoding aldo/keto reductase, with the protein MKYRNFKGLDWEVSALGFGTMRLPQGDEGDIDEEKAIEMIRYGIDQGINYVDTAWPYHGGESENLVGKALQDGYREKVKVATKLPSWMIKSKADLDEYLDKQLEKLNVDKIDFYLLHTLNRKFWDNYKQLDVDIFEWLEKVRDEGKIDYIGFSFHDDYELFEEIIDAYDWDFCQIQYNYIDTEFQAGKKGLKYADSKDIPVIVMEPLRGGSLAGEMPEDIQSIFDQAETKRTSADWALQWLWNQPEVTMVLSGMSELSHVKENIESANKSEINKLTEEEIELVKKLAKKYKELSPVSCTGCGYCIPCPTKVSIPRIFSLYNEAHAFDLFEEKRKEYKRIKDDQRASACVSCTKCEELCPQGIPISEALVDVDEYFNS; encoded by the coding sequence ATGAAGTATAGAAACTTTAAAGGATTAGATTGGGAGGTTTCAGCATTAGGTTTTGGTACAATGCGGCTCCCCCAGGGTGATGAAGGAGATATTGATGAAGAGAAGGCTATTGAGATGATCCGATATGGGATTGACCAGGGTATTAATTATGTTGATACTGCTTGGCCTTATCATGGAGGAGAGAGTGAGAACTTAGTTGGTAAAGCTTTACAAGATGGATATCGAGAAAAAGTAAAGGTTGCTACAAAATTACCTTCCTGGATGATAAAAAGCAAGGCAGATTTAGATGAGTATTTAGATAAACAGTTAGAAAAGTTAAATGTCGATAAGATTGACTTTTATCTTCTACATACTTTAAATAGAAAGTTTTGGGATAACTATAAGCAATTAGATGTTGATATTTTTGAGTGGTTAGAAAAGGTAAGAGATGAAGGAAAGATAGATTATATTGGATTTTCTTTTCATGATGATTATGAGCTATTTGAAGAGATTATTGATGCTTATGATTGGGATTTCTGTCAGATTCAGTATAATTATATTGATACAGAGTTTCAGGCTGGAAAGAAAGGTTTGAAATATGCAGATTCTAAGGATATTCCGGTAATAGTTATGGAACCGTTAAGAGGCGGTAGTTTAGCAGGAGAGATGCCAGAAGATATTCAAAGTATATTTGACCAAGCTGAAACTAAAAGAACATCTGCTGATTGGGCGCTACAATGGTTATGGAATCAGCCAGAGGTGACTATGGTTTTAAGTGGAATGAGTGAGTTAAGCCATGTTAAAGAGAATATAGAGAGTGCTAATAAATCAGAAATTAATAAACTAACTGAAGAAGAAATAGAGTTAGTTAAAAAATTAGCCAAAAAGTATAAGGAATTATCACCAGTTAGTTGTACAGGCTGTGGTTATTGTATTCCATGTCCTACTAAAGTTAGTATTCCACGGATCTTTTCTTTATACAATGAAGCCCATGCTTTTGATTTATTTGAAGAGAAACGTAAAGAGTATAAACGAATTAAAGATGATCAAAGAGCTAGTGCTTGTGTGAGCTGTACTAAATGTGAAGAATTATGCCCACAGGGGATACCAATATCTGAAGCGTTAGTGGATGTAGATGAGTATTTTAATAGTTAG
- a CDS encoding cupin domain-containing protein, translated as MEIIKMDEIEGKTNKRGITAKKVLKHEDAQIMNLVLESGDEVPEHSVPVNVFFYIVEGKGRLQIGDDEKVVEAKDIIPCPPNTKMSLKADQNERFVVLNVKTPSL; from the coding sequence ATGGAAATTATTAAGATGGATGAAATTGAGGGTAAGACAAATAAGAGAGGAATTACGGCTAAAAAAGTTTTAAAACATGAAGATGCACAGATTATGAATTTAGTTTTAGAGTCGGGAGATGAAGTACCAGAGCATTCAGTACCGGTTAATGTTTTCTTTTATATCGTAGAAGGTAAAGGAAGATTACAGATTGGGGATGATGAGAAAGTAGTAGAAGCAAAAGATATAATACCATGTCCTCCAAATACTAAGATGTCACTTAAAGCAGATCAAAATGAGCGGTTTGTAGTCTTGAATGTTAAGACGCCTAGTTTGTAA
- a CDS encoding xanthine dehydrogenase family protein molybdopterin-binding subunit, protein MNYTTIGKNEVKVDAKAKATGEARYVGDMYARGMLIGKVLRSPYAHAKILNIDTSKAERLSGVKAVLTYKDTPKVPFNFAAFPPSEAAILIEDQYIFSDKARFVGDPIAGVAAVDEETAQEALELIEVEYEPLPTILSAEEAFKNKELLIHEHDGPKEHIDGNICGKIPAVIGDMEEGFDEADYIFEGTYKTQKAFQASMEPCSAALAEPDINGRIKITTSTQMPHLVRKITARSLDMPIRDVQIVKPYVGGGFGSRLGLVNEPIAGLLAKKTGQPVRVTYDREESFYTESRHPATMTLKTGIKKDGTFTARYMKALVDTGAYVTHGPSLTAVLGGWFVGMYKSPNIQLDGYTVHTNTPPAGAFRGYGNPQVAFAVESQVDEIAEELGLDPIEIRLKNHPCEGETWLWSKMPIESCGLEECIEKATKRIGWEEKKNKEKKEEGTKRRGVGFGYMMHVSGAKPELHENSSAIIKVNEDGSVNLTYACSDIGTGSATALSQICAETLGVKFEDVVITQDADTDTAPFEIGSHASRQIYSGGYAVEQAAKDAKDGLLEMASKMMDCSPEELETGDGHVYLKEDPERSLSIEEVSFEAHFGEHGHQIMGIASTEPPGNPPVYAVQFTEVEVDVETGKVDVLDFVAAHDTGVAIHPPSVEGQIEGAIQQGMGYALTEDMQYSDDGHPMNANFSDYKVLTSVDMPDMDPIVVEAASETGAFGAKSVGESGLVATAPAIANAIYDAVGVRIKELPITPEKLLAAIKEKNNTEGEVAAATEQVASTEE, encoded by the coding sequence ATGAATTATACTACTATTGGTAAGAATGAAGTTAAAGTTGATGCTAAAGCTAAAGCTACTGGAGAAGCAAGATATGTTGGTGATATGTATGCAAGGGGAATGTTAATCGGTAAAGTTTTACGTAGTCCTTATGCCCATGCCAAAATTCTTAATATTGATACTTCAAAGGCTGAAAGGTTATCTGGAGTTAAAGCAGTTTTAACATATAAGGACACACCAAAGGTACCATTCAACTTTGCAGCGTTTCCTCCATCAGAAGCAGCAATCTTAATAGAAGATCAATATATCTTTAGTGATAAAGCTAGATTTGTCGGTGATCCGATTGCTGGGGTAGCAGCTGTTGATGAAGAAACAGCTCAAGAAGCATTAGAGTTAATAGAAGTAGAGTATGAGCCTTTACCGACTATTTTAAGTGCTGAAGAGGCTTTTAAGAATAAAGAATTATTAATTCATGAACATGATGGACCTAAAGAACATATTGATGGTAATATCTGTGGTAAGATTCCAGCTGTTATTGGAGATATGGAAGAAGGATTTGATGAAGCAGATTACATTTTTGAAGGCACTTATAAAACTCAGAAAGCTTTTCAAGCTTCAATGGAACCGTGTAGTGCTGCTTTAGCAGAACCAGATATTAATGGACGGATTAAGATTACAACTTCTACACAGATGCCACATTTAGTTAGAAAGATTACTGCTCGGAGTTTAGATATGCCTATTCGGGATGTTCAGATTGTAAAACCTTATGTAGGTGGAGGATTTGGTAGTAGATTAGGCTTGGTTAATGAACCAATTGCAGGCCTGTTAGCTAAAAAGACTGGACAACCTGTTAGAGTAACATATGATCGAGAAGAGTCTTTCTATACAGAATCTAGACATCCAGCTACTATGACTTTAAAGACTGGTATTAAGAAAGATGGAACATTTACAGCTAGATATATGAAGGCATTAGTTGATACAGGTGCCTATGTTACTCATGGTCCATCTTTAACTGCTGTTTTAGGTGGTTGGTTTGTTGGAATGTATAAGTCGCCGAATATTCAACTTGATGGCTATACAGTTCATACTAATACTCCACCAGCTGGTGCATTTAGAGGATATGGTAATCCACAAGTTGCTTTTGCAGTTGAATCACAAGTTGATGAGATTGCTGAAGAACTAGGGTTAGATCCAATAGAAATTCGATTAAAGAATCATCCATGTGAGGGAGAAACTTGGTTATGGAGTAAGATGCCGATTGAAAGTTGTGGTTTAGAAGAGTGTATTGAAAAAGCTACTAAAAGAATCGGTTGGGAAGAAAAGAAGAATAAAGAGAAAAAAGAAGAAGGAACTAAGCGCCGCGGGGTCGGTTTTGGTTATATGATGCATGTAAGTGGAGCTAAACCTGAATTACATGAAAACTCTTCAGCAATAATAAAGGTTAATGAAGATGGTTCAGTAAACTTAACTTATGCTTGTTCTGATATAGGAACTGGATCAGCTACAGCGTTAAGTCAAATTTGTGCAGAAACTTTAGGGGTTAAATTTGAAGATGTAGTTATAACTCAAGATGCGGATACTGACACAGCTCCATTTGAGATTGGAAGTCATGCCAGTAGACAGATTTATTCTGGAGGATATGCTGTTGAACAAGCAGCTAAAGACGCTAAAGATGGCCTATTAGAAATGGCTAGTAAAATGATGGACTGCTCTCCAGAAGAATTAGAAACTGGAGATGGTCATGTGTATCTTAAAGAAGATCCAGAAAGATCATTATCGATTGAGGAGGTTTCTTTTGAAGCTCACTTTGGAGAACATGGTCATCAAATCATGGGTATAGCTAGTACTGAACCGCCAGGAAACCCACCGGTATATGCAGTGCAGTTTACTGAAGTAGAAGTCGATGTGGAGACTGGTAAAGTAGATGTGTTAGATTTTGTAGCTGCTCATGATACTGGTGTTGCCATTCACCCACCATCTGTTGAAGGGCAGATTGAAGGAGCAATTCAACAGGGTATGGGTTATGCATTAACAGAAGATATGCAGTATTCAGATGATGGTCATCCAATGAATGCTAATTTCTCTGATTATAAAGTATTGACATCAGTGGATATGCCAGATATGGATCCAATTGTAGTAGAAGCTGCTTCTGAAACAGGTGCTTTTGGCGCTAAAAGTGTTGGAGAATCTGGTTTAGTCGCTACTGCTCCAGCAATTGCTAATGCAATCTATGATGCTGTTGGAGTTAGAATAAAAGAATTACCTATTACTCCAGAAAAATTATTAGCAGCCATAAAGGAGAAGAATAATACTGAAGGCGAAGTGGCTGCCGCTACAGAACAAGTAGCTTCTACAGAAGAATAA
- a CDS encoding DUF6263 family protein has product MKNKKIICLILVLALTITLSYATIAKKVERKYDLGVKFEKGVEYKLNSSIYQKVNQQMLGKNMAMEQTFDIGYTLKVKDIDSKNNYNLVMKYTKMDLQIKNIQNGSQGINSQELNQKLNNEMKKISKAFLNKKITITVSNKGNIINIEGYEKLVEEILSDMEDNTMKEKVLKRIINKNFIKRNWKQPMGYLPDHSVSIGESWENKFKMTDPLDITIITSYTLKDVKDDKIIIDSNSNIDVGNIEFKQEGMELASNFNGNQTGEIILDREYNWIDVATFNQSISGKISVGMKNQDFKLPVKIEMTTDGKLVGEYTAPSAFQKIINKIRFW; this is encoded by the coding sequence ATGAAAAACAAAAAAATAATATGTCTTATTTTAGTTTTGGCATTAACAATAACTCTTTCTTATGCAACGATTGCTAAGAAGGTAGAACGAAAGTATGACTTAGGGGTTAAGTTTGAAAAAGGAGTAGAATATAAATTAAACTCTTCAATCTATCAAAAGGTTAATCAGCAAATGTTAGGTAAAAATATGGCTATGGAACAAACTTTTGATATAGGATATACTCTTAAAGTTAAAGATATAGATTCAAAAAATAATTATAATTTAGTTATGAAGTATACTAAGATGGATTTACAAATAAAGAATATTCAGAATGGTTCACAAGGAATAAATAGCCAGGAATTAAATCAGAAACTTAATAATGAAATGAAAAAGATATCAAAGGCTTTTTTGAATAAAAAAATCACTATTACAGTATCTAATAAGGGTAATATAATTAATATAGAAGGGTATGAAAAGTTAGTTGAAGAAATATTATCTGACATGGAAGATAATACAATGAAAGAAAAAGTTCTTAAGCGAATTATCAATAAAAATTTCATAAAAAGAAATTGGAAGCAACCTATGGGGTATCTTCCTGATCATTCTGTAAGTATAGGTGAAAGTTGGGAAAATAAATTTAAGATGACAGATCCATTAGATATAACAATTATTACTAGTTATACTTTAAAGGATGTTAAAGATGATAAAATAATTATTGATTCAAATAGTAATATTGATGTAGGGAATATAGAATTTAAACAAGAAGGTATGGAATTAGCTTCTAATTTTAATGGTAATCAAACTGGAGAGATAATTTTAGATCGCGAATATAATTGGATAGATGTAGCAACTTTTAATCAAAGTATATCAGGTAAGATTTCAGTTGGTATGAAAAATCAAGACTTTAAATTACCAGTAAAGATTGAGATGACTACCGATGGTAAACTAGTAGGAGAATATACTGCACCTAGTGCCTTCCAAAAAATCATAAATAAAATACGTTTTTGGTAA
- a CDS encoding class I SAM-dependent methyltransferase, with product MSNTDTEKIKKRYNRVARVYDILEAPMEMLAQGSLRELVFNKTEGKLLEVGIGTGKNIEYYPERVEVVGIDFSEKMLEKARERADQTDVKVDLIEMDAQNMDFANDTFDTIVTTCVFCSVPDPIKGLKEIKRVCKPEGRVVMLEHVRSENLILGKFMDLINPIPVTLWGANINRRTVDNIKEAGLKIIEVEDVASSLVKLITAQPE from the coding sequence ATGAGTAATACTGATACAGAGAAAATTAAAAAACGTTATAATCGAGTAGCAAGGGTTTATGATATTCTAGAAGCACCTATGGAAATGTTAGCCCAGGGAAGTTTAAGAGAATTAGTCTTTAATAAAACAGAGGGAAAGCTTTTAGAAGTAGGGATAGGAACTGGCAAGAATATTGAATATTATCCAGAGAGAGTAGAAGTAGTAGGGATAGATTTTAGTGAAAAGATGTTAGAAAAGGCAAGAGAAAGAGCAGATCAAACTGATGTGAAAGTAGATTTAATTGAAATGGATGCACAGAATATGGATTTTGCTAATGATACTTTTGATACTATAGTTACTACTTGTGTTTTTTGTTCAGTTCCTGACCCGATTAAAGGATTAAAGGAGATTAAGCGAGTTTGTAAACCAGAAGGAAGAGTAGTTATGTTAGAACATGTTCGTAGTGAAAATTTAATCTTAGGTAAATTTATGGATTTAATAAACCCAATTCCAGTTACATTGTGGGGAGCCAATATTAACCGGAGAACTGTTGACAATATTAAAGAGGCTGGTTTAAAGATAATTGAAGTGGAAGATGTAGCGTCTTCTTTAGTTAAGTTAATTACTGCTCAACCAGAATAA
- a CDS encoding TetR/AcrR family transcriptional regulator: MTKQELIRKNAAKVIAQEGYHNTTVQMIADEAGVAVGTIYNYFGNKKEILNYIFKVEFKKRTKLLDRLNKEEISLKEKLRIFLDNHFTALQANPNEATVLVQESRLPSKYSLESVDNFINNLPQLLAKILNEAIDKGEIKAINPQLIANAIFHAIRGVAIQAVENQDDYDFEMAKEELFNFIWSGLI; the protein is encoded by the coding sequence GTGACTAAGCAGGAATTAATTCGTAAAAATGCTGCAAAAGTTATTGCTCAAGAAGGATATCATAATACAACAGTGCAGATGATTGCTGATGAAGCAGGAGTAGCAGTAGGCACTATTTATAATTATTTCGGTAATAAAAAAGAGATTTTAAATTATATTTTTAAAGTAGAATTTAAAAAGAGAACTAAGTTATTAGATAGGCTGAATAAGGAGGAGATATCGCTTAAAGAAAAGTTAAGGATCTTTTTAGATAATCACTTTACTGCATTACAAGCTAACCCTAATGAAGCGACAGTTTTAGTTCAAGAAAGCAGATTACCTAGCAAATATAGTTTAGAATCTGTGGATAATTTTATAAATAATTTACCACAATTGTTAGCTAAGATATTAAATGAAGCAATAGATAAAGGGGAGATTAAAGCAATTAATCCACAATTAATTGCTAATGCTATCTTTCATGCAATTAGAGGGGTAGCTATTCAAGCAGTCGAAAATCAGGATGATTATGATTTTGAGATGGCTAAAGAAGAATTATTTAATTTTATTTGGTCAGGACTAATTTAA
- a CDS encoding (2Fe-2S)-binding protein, which translates to MKMQIQFTLNGEKVEAEVSVNMTLLDLIRDEFKLTGTKKGCDEGDCGACTVLMNGKPVSSCMILAIDASGKDIETIEGLKGDDGELHPIQQAFVEIGAIQCGFCTPGMILTAKSLLNNNLEPTETEVRQAISGNLCRCTGYEKIVEAILQASEYLREEGM; encoded by the coding sequence ATGAAGATGCAGATACAATTTACTTTAAATGGAGAGAAGGTAGAAGCAGAAGTGTCTGTTAATATGACTCTTCTTGATTTAATTCGTGATGAATTCAAATTAACCGGAACCAAAAAAGGCTGTGATGAAGGAGATTGTGGTGCATGTACAGTCTTAATGAACGGAAAACCGGTCAGTTCTTGTATGATTTTAGCTATAGATGCTTCAGGAAAAGATATAGAGACTATTGAGGGACTTAAAGGTGATGATGGAGAATTACATCCGATCCAACAAGCTTTTGTAGAAATTGGAGCTATTCAGTGTGGATTTTGCACACCAGGTATGATTCTAACAGCAAAGTCGCTATTAAATAATAATTTAGAGCCAACTGAAACGGAAGTACGTCAGGCTATTTCTGGTAATTTATGTAGATGCACAGGATACGAAAAGATAGTAGAAGCAATTCTACAAGCTAGTGAGTATTTACGAGAGGAGGGGATGTAA
- a CDS encoding FAD binding domain-containing protein — MKKFDLYQPTTIEETLGFIEEQDDYRLLAGGTDLLVRWKRSNSTPENVINLKKVRELNFLEFNEKGMEIGALVKIADLIKNDIVKEKYPALVESCAKHSSPLIRNLATVVGNICNASPAADLTPALLVYDARIKIKSKDGERLVELKDFFAGPGKTKLKPGEIVVSIIVPEPDQDLKSHFLKEGKRKAHEIAIINCAVSYLNKDGEISDLKIAMGAVGPTPVFLNGLDWFTEINENNLERLSQVLEDIVSPITDQRSTDWYRKDVIQVLVKRAIISANSI, encoded by the coding sequence TTGAAGAAGTTTGATTTATATCAGCCAACAACAATAGAGGAGACTTTAGGTTTTATAGAAGAACAAGATGATTATAGATTATTAGCAGGTGGAACAGATTTATTGGTTAGGTGGAAAAGAAGTAATTCAACACCTGAAAATGTAATTAATTTAAAGAAAGTTAGAGAATTAAATTTTCTTGAATTTAATGAAAAAGGAATGGAAATAGGAGCTTTAGTAAAGATAGCTGATTTAATTAAGAATGATATTGTTAAAGAAAAGTATCCTGCGTTAGTAGAAAGTTGTGCTAAGCATAGTTCTCCCTTGATTAGAAATTTAGCAACAGTAGTAGGTAATATCTGTAATGCCTCACCTGCTGCCGATCTTACTCCAGCACTATTGGTTTATGATGCACGAATAAAGATTAAATCTAAAGATGGCGAGCGCTTGGTTGAACTTAAAGATTTCTTTGCAGGCCCTGGAAAGACAAAATTAAAGCCAGGAGAAATAGTAGTTTCTATCATAGTACCAGAGCCTGATCAAGACTTAAAAAGTCATTTTCTTAAAGAAGGAAAACGAAAAGCTCATGAGATTGCAATTATCAACTGTGCAGTCAGTTATTTAAATAAAGATGGAGAAATATCTGATTTGAAGATTGCCATGGGAGCAGTAGGACCAACACCAGTCTTTTTAAATGGTTTAGATTGGTTTACTGAGATTAATGAGAATAATCTTGAGCGTTTAAGTCAGGTATTAGAGGATATAGTATCTCCAATTACAGATCAACGTTCTACAGATTGGTACCGTAAAGATGTAATACAAGTTTTAGTTAAACGTGCTATCATTTCAGCTAATTCAATATAA
- a CDS encoding nitroreductase family protein, which translates to MSELFDVVKNRRSIRNYKDEVPAKDKLEKIIEGANWAPSDGNSQPWKFYVAKGEVVDGICDEFYSYAKEHIPNASYIPEEKKQPMLEYAKDFGGAPVHIIVSYETEDDPIADEESLMAASAAVQNLMLTAADEDLGTVWIAGHVAHSDRVKNLLNLSESEEIAGIIPIGIPDMDPPVKERQDPKEKTEWFGF; encoded by the coding sequence ATGAGCGAATTATTTGATGTTGTAAAAAACAGAAGAAGTATTAGAAATTATAAAGATGAGGTACCGGCTAAGGATAAACTTGAAAAAATTATTGAGGGAGCAAATTGGGCTCCTTCTGATGGTAACAGTCAGCCCTGGAAGTTTTATGTTGCAAAGGGAGAGGTTGTGGATGGAATCTGTGACGAGTTTTACAGCTATGCAAAAGAACATATTCCTAATGCTTCCTATATTCCAGAGGAGAAAAAGCAGCCTATGCTTGAATATGCAAAGGATTTTGGAGGAGCACCAGTCCACATAATTGTAAGTTATGAAACTGAAGATGATCCGATAGCAGATGAAGAATCCTTAATGGCTGCTTCTGCTGCAGTTCAAAATTTAATGTTAACTGCTGCTGATGAGGACCTTGGTACTGTCTGGATAGCTGGACATGTAGCCCACAGTGATAGAGTAAAAAATCTGCTCAATTTATCTGAATCAGAAGAAATAGCTGGAATTATACCGATTGGGATTCCTGATATGGATCCTCCTGTAAAAGAGCGTCAGGATCCAAAAGAAAAAACTGAATGGTTTGGATTTTAA
- a CDS encoding helix-turn-helix transcriptional regulator has protein sequence MRPLRELQKLIIKTRVRAGLSQTKLAEKLDTTQSAISKLESSDNFNPELKTFIRILHVLTENIEEDSSNELYEAFKEAIKSPLQEAAATLNEER, from the coding sequence ATGCGACCACTGCGGGAATTACAAAAATTAATCATAAAAACAAGAGTTAGAGCTGGATTATCACAAACAAAACTAGCAGAAAAGCTTGATACTACTCAATCAGCTATCTCTAAATTAGAAAGTAGTGATAACTTTAATCCGGAACTAAAGACTTTCATTAGAATATTACATGTACTAACTGAAAATATTGAAGAAGATAGTAGTAATGAACTTTATGAAGCTTTTAAAGAAGCTATTAAAAGCCCATTACAAGAAGCAGCAGCTACTTTGAATGAAGAAAGATAA
- the htpX gene encoding protease HtpX, whose translation MKKRLGFFFAVNAGIIATMSIVLQGFTPGFIIIPLLGSAGAFVSLFFSKWLAKKAHGVYIIDPQNFSSELEKDLYELVTELSNKANLSQMPEIGIYDSPDMNAFATGMRKSSSMVAFSTALLENMDYEGVHGVAAHEISHIANGDMVTMTLIQAVVNTIVLIITLPLRIFGWVSLFSDEASFLSYLLITIARFIATLILTFVGSLIVKLFSRHREFEADKSAAKLIGGQSMIHALKLLAQDTKQPPKLQQSYASLKVSSPRKFFDIFSTHPSLERRIEKLKN comes from the coding sequence ATGAAAAAACGATTAGGATTCTTCTTTGCAGTTAATGCAGGGATAATTGCTACCATGAGTATTGTATTACAAGGCTTTACCCCAGGATTTATTATTATTCCTTTGCTTGGTAGTGCGGGTGCATTTGTTTCTTTATTTTTTTCTAAATGGTTAGCTAAGAAAGCACATGGTGTATACATAATTGATCCACAAAATTTTAGTTCAGAATTAGAAAAAGATTTATATGAGTTAGTTACTGAATTAAGTAATAAAGCTAACTTATCACAAATGCCAGAAATAGGAATTTATGATAGTCCAGATATGAATGCATTTGCTACTGGGATGAGAAAGAGTAGTTCTATGGTTGCTTTTAGTACAGCTTTATTAGAAAATATGGATTACGAAGGAGTTCATGGTGTAGCAGCACATGAAATTTCCCATATTGCTAATGGTGATATGGTAACAATGACTTTAATTCAAGCAGTAGTTAATACAATTGTATTAATAATTACGTTACCTTTAAGAATTTTTGGTTGGGTAAGTTTATTTTCGGATGAAGCCAGCTTCTTAAGTTACTTATTAATAACTATTGCTAGATTCATAGCAACTTTAATTTTAACTTTTGTAGGCAGTTTAATAGTTAAACTCTTTTCTCGTCATAGAGAATTTGAAGCTGATAAATCTGCAGCAAAATTAATAGGTGGTCAGTCTATGATTCATGCTTTGAAGTTATTAGCCCAAGACACAAAGCAACCCCCAAAGTTACAACAATCTTATGCTTCCCTAAAAGTAAGTTCACCGCGTAAGTTTTTCGATATTTTTTCTACTCATCCATCTTTAGAAAGAAGAATAGAAAAATTGAAGAATTAA